Proteins encoded within one genomic window of Geotalea daltonii FRC-32:
- a CDS encoding succinate dehydrogenase/fumarate reductase iron-sulfur subunit, producing MSDHKTMTLTLNVWRQKGPNDPGKFETYTAKGITEHHSFLEMIDVVNEDLIKSGKEPIVFDHDCREGICGMCSQVVNGVPHGGQERTTVCQLHMRKFKDGDTIFIEPWRATAFPIIKDLVVDRSAYDTIIQAGGYTSCHTGGVPDGNAVLVPKPDADYAMDAAECIGCGACAAACPNGSAMLFTSAKVAQLAALPQGKVEAAARVKAMVETMQECGFGNCSNHYECQAACPKGIDVKFIARLNREYLKAQFK from the coding sequence ATGAGCGATCACAAAACCATGACTCTGACTCTTAATGTCTGGCGGCAGAAGGGACCTAATGATCCCGGCAAGTTCGAAACCTACACCGCCAAGGGAATAACCGAGCACCACTCCTTTCTGGAAATGATCGATGTGGTCAACGAAGACCTCATCAAATCAGGAAAAGAGCCGATCGTTTTCGATCACGACTGCCGTGAGGGAATCTGTGGTATGTGTTCTCAGGTGGTCAACGGTGTTCCCCATGGCGGCCAGGAAAGAACCACTGTCTGCCAGCTTCATATGCGGAAGTTCAAGGACGGGGATACGATTTTTATCGAGCCGTGGCGTGCCACTGCGTTCCCCATCATCAAAGACCTGGTCGTCGACCGTAGCGCTTATGACACAATCATCCAGGCCGGCGGTTACACCTCCTGCCACACCGGTGGTGTGCCTGACGGTAATGCTGTGCTGGTGCCCAAGCCTGATGCGGATTATGCCATGGACGCAGCCGAATGTATTGGTTGTGGTGCCTGTGCCGCCGCCTGCCCCAACGGTTCGGCAATGCTCTTTACATCAGCCAAGGTGGCCCAGTTGGCTGCTCTTCCTCAAGGAAAAGTTGAGGCCGCTGCCCGTGTCAAGGCAATGGTTGAGACAATGCAGGAATGTGGATTCGGCAACTGCTCCAACCACTATGAGTGTCAGGCAGCCTGCCCCAAAGGGATCGATGTCAAATTCATTGCCAGGCTGAACAGGGAGTACCTGAAGGCTCAGTTTAAGTAA
- a CDS encoding fumarate reductase/succinate dehydrogenase flavoprotein subunit produces the protein MILDGKCPQGPIEKTWDKHRFDLKLVNPANKRKYTVIMVGTGLAGGAAAASLGELGYNVMAFCYQDSPRRAHSIAAQGGINAAKAYPNDGDSIYRLFYDTIKGGDFRAREADVWRLAQVSNNIIDQCVAQGVPFARDYAGYLDNRSFGGAQVSRTFYARGQTGQQLLLGAYSALSRQIKAGTVKMYNRREMLDLVVVDGVAKGITCRNLITGELESYAADAVCLATGGYVNVFYLSTNAMGCSVTANWKAYKKGAFFANPCYTQIHPTCIPQAGDYQSKLTLMSESLRNDGRCWVPKKKEDLGKHPNEIAEEDRDYYLERKYPSFGNLAPRDIASRAAKEQCDDGRGVGPGGRGVYLDFSSSIKRVGENTIKERYGNLFEMYEKITDENAYKRPMRMYPAPHYSMGGLWVDYNLQSNIPGLFVLGEANFSVHGANRLGASALMQGLADGYFVIPYTIGGYLATVKPGTVGTDNAEFKKSIEDVQHNTKKLLSVNGKKTVSEFMRELGSLMWENCGMARSKESLETNLKKIPALREEFWKNVKVTGSGADFNQDLENAGRTADFLEFGELLCRDAHHRNESCGGHFRTEFQTEDGEAQRDDENYCYVGAWEYKGDGAVPELHKEPLKFENVHLAVRSYK, from the coding sequence GTGATACTCGACGGAAAATGTCCGCAAGGACCGATTGAAAAAACATGGGACAAGCACCGCTTTGATCTGAAGCTGGTCAATCCCGCCAATAAGAGAAAGTATACGGTTATCATGGTGGGTACCGGTCTGGCCGGTGGCGCTGCTGCTGCATCTTTGGGCGAACTTGGTTACAACGTTATGGCTTTCTGCTACCAGGATAGCCCGCGCCGCGCCCACTCCATCGCGGCTCAAGGCGGAATCAATGCTGCAAAGGCATATCCCAATGACGGCGACTCTATCTACAGACTCTTTTACGACACCATCAAAGGTGGCGACTTCCGTGCCCGTGAGGCTGACGTTTGGCGTCTTGCCCAGGTATCCAATAATATCATCGACCAGTGCGTTGCCCAAGGCGTGCCCTTTGCACGTGATTACGCCGGTTACCTTGACAACCGCTCCTTCGGTGGTGCCCAGGTTTCGCGTACCTTTTACGCCCGAGGCCAGACAGGTCAGCAGCTCCTTCTTGGCGCGTACTCTGCACTTTCCCGCCAGATCAAGGCTGGCACGGTGAAGATGTACAACCGTCGCGAAATGCTTGATCTGGTTGTTGTGGACGGTGTTGCAAAAGGCATTACCTGCCGTAACCTGATTACCGGTGAGTTGGAGTCCTATGCGGCTGATGCCGTATGTCTTGCAACCGGAGGTTACGTCAACGTTTTCTATCTTTCCACCAATGCCATGGGCTGCTCTGTCACGGCAAACTGGAAAGCTTACAAAAAAGGCGCATTCTTCGCCAACCCCTGCTATACCCAGATTCACCCCACCTGCATCCCACAGGCCGGCGATTACCAGTCAAAACTGACCCTCATGTCCGAATCCCTTCGTAACGACGGTCGCTGCTGGGTACCGAAGAAGAAGGAAGACCTGGGCAAGCATCCCAACGAGATAGCAGAAGAGGATCGCGACTACTATCTGGAGCGTAAATACCCGAGCTTCGGTAACCTGGCTCCCCGTGACATCGCTTCCCGTGCTGCAAAAGAGCAATGCGACGACGGCCGCGGCGTCGGCCCCGGTGGCCGCGGTGTGTACCTGGATTTCTCCTCCTCCATCAAACGGGTTGGAGAGAATACCATCAAGGAGCGTTATGGCAACCTCTTTGAAATGTATGAGAAGATCACCGATGAGAATGCCTACAAACGGCCGATGCGTATGTATCCGGCACCCCACTACTCCATGGGCGGTCTCTGGGTAGATTACAACCTGCAGAGCAACATTCCTGGCCTCTTTGTCCTAGGCGAGGCAAACTTCTCCGTCCACGGTGCAAACCGCCTTGGCGCTTCCGCGCTCATGCAGGGTCTGGCTGACGGCTACTTCGTCATCCCTTACACCATCGGTGGCTACCTTGCTACTGTTAAGCCCGGCACGGTCGGCACCGACAACGCCGAGTTCAAAAAATCCATTGAAGACGTGCAGCATAACACCAAAAAGCTTCTTTCAGTCAATGGCAAGAAGACCGTTTCCGAATTCATGCGTGAACTTGGTTCCCTCATGTGGGAAAACTGTGGTATGGCCCGCAGCAAAGAAAGCCTCGAAACAAACCTGAAGAAAATCCCTGCCCTCCGCGAGGAGTTCTGGAAGAATGTCAAGGTTACCGGCTCCGGTGCAGATTTCAATCAGGATCTTGAGAATGCCGGCCGTACCGCCGATTTCCTTGAGTTTGGCGAACTTCTTTGCCGTGACGCCCACCATCGCAACGAGTCCTGCGGTGGCCACTTCCGGACTGAGTTTCAGACTGAGGACGGCGAGGCCCAGCGTGATGACGAGAACTACTGCTATGTCGGGGCCTGGGAATACAAAGGGGACGGCGCGGTTCCGGAACTCCACAAGGAGCCACTCAAGTTCGAGAACGTACATCTTGCGGTAAGGAGTTATAAATAA
- a CDS encoding c(7)-type cytochrome triheme domain-containing protein → MKKLLTAILCTVLLGGIAIAQTGVKQKRPKVYEYGSLLVLPLSGVKPAMPPAVFDHWVHRAKYTCRLCHADIGFSMKRGATDIRAADNMRGYMCGTCHDGKREYEGRKIFRSCSLEKTGVHDQYCDKCHEKEKNEAKADGFFRFSDNLPKERLGNGINWEKAESDGYITPIDFLDKVSIKRAPLAVQKDFALEAKVNELPDIIFSHKKHTFWNGCEVCHPEVFAGIKKGMTKYSMAEINEGKYCGLCHTTVAFPLQDCQRCHSTLPQKS, encoded by the coding sequence ATGAAAAAACTCCTCACCGCCATACTCTGCACAGTCCTGTTGGGAGGAATTGCCATTGCCCAGACCGGCGTAAAGCAGAAAAGACCAAAGGTATATGAATATGGCAGCCTTCTTGTTTTACCACTGTCCGGCGTTAAACCGGCAATGCCTCCGGCTGTTTTCGATCACTGGGTCCACAGGGCTAAGTATACCTGCAGGCTTTGTCACGCCGATATCGGCTTTTCCATGAAACGCGGGGCAACTGATATCAGGGCCGCCGATAATATGCGCGGCTACATGTGCGGCACATGCCATGACGGAAAAAGAGAGTATGAAGGGCGGAAGATTTTCAGGTCCTGCTCGCTGGAAAAAACTGGTGTCCATGATCAATATTGCGATAAATGCCATGAGAAGGAAAAAAATGAGGCCAAGGCGGATGGATTCTTTCGCTTCAGTGACAACCTGCCCAAAGAGCGTCTCGGCAATGGCATAAACTGGGAAAAAGCTGAAAGCGACGGTTATATCACTCCCATTGATTTTCTGGACAAAGTGTCCATAAAACGTGCGCCTCTGGCCGTGCAGAAAGATTTTGCCCTGGAAGCAAAGGTAAACGAACTGCCTGACATCATCTTTTCCCACAAAAAACATACCTTCTGGAACGGCTGCGAAGTCTGCCATCCAGAGGTGTTTGCCGGGATCAAAAAAGGAATGACCAAATATTCCATGGCAGAAATAAACGAAGGGAAGTACTGCGGCCTCTGCCATACAACCGTGGCTTTTCCATTACAGGACTGTCAGCGCTGCCACAGCACACTGCCTCAGAAGTCCTGA
- the ftsH gene encoding ATP-dependent zinc metalloprotease FtsH produces the protein MGSSVWKPVVLMLVLVVFFNFFYNLANQGAEQELSVSYSRFRNELAADNVNKVTIKGVNLRGTFRNKINLVENLQGKEVTRQVSAFKTVLPAMADPTLMPELAEKKVDVTAVSTETSSFASVLIYILPWLLIIGIWWLMMRGVKGQGPGAMMGGFAKSGARMYVSGERINVTFEDVAGMENSKQELKEMVDYLKNPKRFQDIGGKVPKGILLVGPPGTGKTLLARAVAGEAGVAFFSISASQFIEMFVGVGASRVRDLFSNAKKAAPSIVFIDELDAVGRSRGAGFGGGHDEREQTLNQLLSEMDGFDPHEEVIVIAATNRPDVLDPALLRPGRFDRHVVIDRPDLRDREQILKVHARKIRLDPQVDLSIIARGTPGMTGADLENLINEAAIQAARQNSKTVSMDDLERALDKILMGGERKIVISDHEKNITAYHEAGHTLVAKLLPGTDPVHKVTIIPHGMALGLTQQLPEDDRYHYPKAYLTNRLCVALGGRVAERLVFNDISTGAQSDLKTVTQLAEKMVCQWGMSEKIGAVIYSRGEEHPFLGRKLAEEKSFSEQMAWLIDQEIAAIIKEAELKAEELVTSNRKKLDALASALLEAESLDGRKVDEILNSVQ, from the coding sequence ATGGGGTCTTCTGTGTGGAAACCGGTTGTGTTAATGCTGGTATTGGTTGTTTTTTTCAATTTTTTCTACAACCTTGCCAATCAGGGGGCAGAACAGGAATTAAGCGTCTCTTACAGTCGCTTCCGAAACGAGCTGGCTGCGGATAATGTCAATAAGGTAACCATAAAAGGGGTTAACTTGCGGGGCACATTTCGCAACAAGATCAATCTGGTGGAGAATCTTCAGGGGAAAGAGGTGACGCGCCAGGTGTCGGCCTTTAAGACGGTGTTGCCCGCTATGGCCGATCCGACACTGATGCCGGAACTTGCAGAAAAAAAGGTCGATGTAACGGCAGTTTCCACAGAGACTTCTTCATTTGCCAGCGTGTTGATCTATATACTGCCGTGGCTTCTGATCATAGGAATCTGGTGGCTGATGATGAGAGGGGTCAAAGGACAGGGGCCGGGAGCCATGATGGGGGGCTTTGCCAAATCCGGAGCAAGGATGTATGTGAGTGGTGAAAGGATCAATGTCACCTTTGAAGATGTGGCCGGCATGGAAAACAGCAAGCAGGAGCTGAAGGAGATGGTGGACTATCTGAAGAATCCGAAACGTTTCCAGGATATTGGTGGAAAGGTTCCCAAAGGTATACTCCTGGTCGGGCCGCCAGGTACCGGCAAAACGTTGTTGGCACGGGCCGTCGCCGGAGAGGCCGGTGTGGCATTTTTCAGCATTTCTGCTTCTCAGTTCATAGAGATGTTTGTCGGTGTTGGTGCCAGCAGGGTGCGTGACCTCTTCAGCAATGCCAAAAAGGCCGCGCCGAGCATTGTTTTTATCGATGAGCTGGATGCTGTCGGTAGAAGCCGTGGCGCCGGCTTTGGTGGTGGCCATGACGAGAGAGAACAGACCCTCAATCAGCTTCTTTCCGAAATGGACGGTTTTGATCCACATGAGGAAGTTATCGTCATTGCTGCAACCAACCGTCCAGATGTACTTGATCCTGCCCTGCTCAGGCCTGGGCGGTTTGATCGTCACGTGGTGATTGATCGTCCCGATCTGCGTGACCGCGAGCAGATCTTGAAGGTCCATGCAAGAAAGATTCGGCTGGACCCACAGGTGGATCTTTCCATAATTGCCAGAGGAACTCCGGGCATGACTGGGGCCGACTTGGAAAACCTGATTAATGAGGCGGCAATCCAGGCGGCTCGTCAAAATTCCAAGACTGTTTCCATGGATGATCTGGAGAGGGCCTTGGACAAGATATTGATGGGGGGAGAGCGGAAGATCGTAATTTCGGACCACGAAAAGAATATTACCGCCTACCATGAGGCAGGCCATACCCTGGTGGCAAAGCTTCTACCTGGCACGGACCCTGTGCACAAAGTGACGATAATTCCCCATGGCATGGCTCTCGGGCTTACCCAGCAACTGCCGGAGGATGACCGCTATCATTATCCCAAGGCCTATCTCACCAACAGGCTATGCGTGGCTTTGGGGGGGAGGGTGGCCGAGCGGCTGGTTTTCAATGATATTTCAACCGGCGCCCAAAGTGACCTGAAGACGGTGACCCAGCTTGCGGAAAAGATGGTCTGTCAGTGGGGCATGAGCGAAAAGATCGGAGCTGTTATCTATAGCCGGGGAGAGGAACATCCCTTTTTAGGCCGCAAGCTAGCAGAGGAAAAATCTTTTTCCGAACAGATGGCCTGGCTTATTGACCAGGAGATAGCTGCCATAATAAAGGAAGCAGAGTTAAAAGCCGAAGAGTTGGTAACTTCCAACAGAAAAAAACTGGATGCTTTGGCGAGTGCTCTGCTTGAGGCTGAATCACTTGACGGACGTAAGGTGGACGAGATCCTGAATTCTGTTCAATAG
- a CDS encoding succinate dehydrogenase cytochrome b subunit yields the protein MEFFKNSVGRKILMSITGQLLIIFVIVHMIGNSSIFLGADGINAYAKHLHDLPPLVWIFRLVMLTAVAIHIIYGIQVTLENNKANAKGYAVQNHLKATFASKNMIWTGILIGAFVIYHLLHFTLHITNPEISAGVAANFDALQRPDVFKMVVLSFQKGLIALIYAAAMVILFLHLSHGIQSFLQTMGWNNDKTRPVFSTVGKVISGILLVGYVSIPLVILTGLLKL from the coding sequence ATGGAATTTTTTAAAAACTCTGTGGGAAGAAAGATTTTGATGTCGATTACTGGTCAGTTGCTGATCATTTTTGTAATCGTCCATATGATCGGCAACTCCTCAATTTTTCTGGGTGCCGACGGAATCAACGCATATGCGAAGCATCTTCATGACCTGCCACCCCTGGTCTGGATTTTCAGGCTGGTGATGCTGACCGCTGTGGCTATCCACATCATCTATGGCATTCAGGTTACCCTCGAGAACAACAAGGCCAATGCAAAGGGGTATGCAGTACAGAATCATCTGAAAGCAACTTTCGCTTCAAAGAACATGATCTGGACAGGCATCTTGATTGGCGCATTCGTCATCTATCACTTGCTTCATTTCACTCTTCATATTACCAATCCTGAAATCTCTGCTGGAGTTGCCGCCAACTTTGATGCACTGCAGAGACCTGACGTGTTCAAGATGGTCGTACTCAGCTTCCAGAAGGGCCTTATTGCTCTCATCTATGCTGCTGCAATGGTTATTCTTTTCCTTCATCTCAGCCATGGCATCCAGAGCTTCTTGCAGACAATGGGCTGGAACAATGACAAGACTCGTCCTGTCTTCTCTACTGTCGGCAAGGTTATATCCGGCATTCTGCTGGTAGGATACGTCTCCATTCCATTGGTCATCTTAACCGGATTATTGAAACTTTAG
- a CDS encoding methylated-DNA--[protein]-cysteine S-methyltransferase: MRKPARPSAQYFSLYSSPMGSGGVVAGAAGLIEVFLPFAGGNRAEMHAHIGKLHPGTRCSNELTERCAALLQRYFAGERVEFPLELDKTGFTPFQTRVYELVAAIPYGCVKTYAQVAAEMGCKGAARGVGTAMARNPLPIIIPCHRIVGASGTMTGYSAAGGISSKRILLMMEGISLDAKGRVVS, from the coding sequence ATGAGAAAACCAGCCAGGCCATCGGCGCAATATTTCTCCCTGTACAGCTCCCCCATGGGTTCGGGGGGCGTCGTGGCCGGTGCTGCCGGCCTCATTGAGGTTTTTCTTCCTTTTGCCGGGGGAAATAGGGCTGAAATGCATGCCCATATCGGGAAGCTTCATCCCGGAACACGCTGCAGCAATGAATTGACGGAAAGATGTGCCGCCCTTCTGCAGCGATACTTTGCCGGAGAGCGGGTGGAGTTCCCCCTGGAACTGGACAAGACCGGATTCACTCCCTTCCAGACCCGCGTCTACGAATTGGTTGCTGCCATTCCCTATGGATGCGTCAAAACCTACGCGCAGGTCGCTGCCGAAATGGGATGCAAGGGGGCCGCAAGGGGCGTTGGTACTGCCATGGCCCGCAATCCTTTGCCCATCATCATACCCTGTCATCGCATCGTGGGAGCTTCAGGCACAATGACAGGGTATTCTGCTGCCGGAGGCATCTCCTCGAAAAGGATCCTCTTGATGATGGAAGGAATTTCGCTGGATGCGAAGGGGCGGGTGGTGTCGTAA
- the mazG gene encoding nucleoside triphosphate pyrophosphohydrolase, producing the protein MNEGKKGFDRLIEIMRRLRAPGGCPWDAEQTHESLKRYLVEECYEVLEAIDAKDPVNLKEELGDLMLQPVFHAAIAEECGEFTIDDVLDTVNEKLIRRHPHVFGDQIVKSADEQVANWERIKKAEKGEERKSALSGIPPHLPALMKAHKVTEKAARVGFDWEYTDQVFAKVLEELHEFQETLADGNQERMEAELGDLLFAIVNLGRFLSLDTEEALRKTINRFICRFNHIEDTLHASGVTMQEASLEEMDKLWEEAKRKERGEGKQ; encoded by the coding sequence ATGAACGAAGGAAAAAAAGGCTTTGACCGACTGATCGAGATAATGCGGAGACTGCGGGCTCCCGGTGGGTGTCCCTGGGATGCGGAACAGACCCACGAGTCCCTCAAGCGCTACCTGGTGGAGGAATGTTATGAGGTATTAGAGGCGATTGACGCAAAGGATCCCGTCAACCTGAAAGAAGAATTGGGCGATCTCATGCTGCAGCCGGTTTTCCATGCGGCCATTGCCGAGGAATGCGGCGAATTCACCATTGACGACGTGCTGGATACCGTCAACGAAAAACTGATCCGCCGCCACCCCCATGTGTTTGGCGATCAGATCGTAAAAAGCGCCGACGAACAGGTGGCGAACTGGGAGCGAATCAAGAAAGCGGAGAAAGGCGAAGAGCGGAAATCAGCACTGTCGGGCATCCCCCCTCACCTGCCGGCGCTGATGAAGGCCCACAAGGTCACCGAAAAAGCTGCCCGGGTGGGATTTGACTGGGAATATACGGATCAGGTCTTTGCCAAGGTGCTTGAAGAGCTCCATGAATTTCAGGAGACCCTGGCCGATGGGAATCAGGAGCGAATGGAGGCGGAACTGGGGGATCTGCTGTTCGCCATTGTCAATCTTGGTCGGTTCCTATCCCTTGATACGGAGGAAGCACTGCGAAAAACCATTAATCGTTTTATTTGCCGCTTCAACCACATCGAAGACACCCTCCATGCATCGGGAGTGACCATGCAGGAAGCAAGCCTGGAAGAAATGGACAAGCTCTGGGAGGAGGCAAAAAGAAAAGAACGGGGGGAGGGGAAACAATAA
- the tgt gene encoding tRNA guanosine(34) transglycosylase Tgt, protein MTMFTLIKKDSKTAARRGQLTTPHGTIETPIFMPVGTHAAMKAMTPQQVKETGAQIILSNTYHLHLRPGESLVEKAGGLHRFMAWEGPILTDSGGFQVFSLPNKRITDDGAYFKHEITGEEVFLDPAKAIAIQEALGSDIIMAFDECIPYPCDKRYADQSTQKTIRWAEACKKAQTRKDQALFGIVQGSVFEDLREMCAKELVGMDFPGYAIGGVSVGEGLELLKKVVAMTAPFLPEDKPRYLMGVGLPEDILESVERGMDMFDCVIPTRYARSATLFTNRGKIRLTNKNYRRDFYPIDPNCSCYACRNFTRAYIHHLFNANEVLSAILASIHNVHFYLEMMAGIRKAIEEDRFPQFKQEFLASYLKGK, encoded by the coding sequence ATGACAATGTTCACGCTTATAAAAAAAGACTCAAAAACCGCTGCCAGACGCGGTCAACTGACAACCCCCCATGGCACGATAGAGACCCCTATCTTCATGCCTGTCGGCACCCATGCCGCAATGAAGGCAATGACTCCTCAGCAGGTCAAGGAAACCGGTGCCCAGATCATTTTGTCGAATACCTACCATCTTCATCTTAGACCTGGCGAAAGCCTGGTGGAAAAAGCGGGGGGCCTGCACAGGTTCATGGCCTGGGAAGGACCGATCCTCACGGATTCCGGCGGTTTCCAGGTTTTCTCTCTGCCCAACAAGCGTATAACTGATGATGGGGCCTATTTCAAGCATGAAATAACAGGAGAAGAAGTCTTTCTCGATCCGGCCAAGGCCATTGCCATCCAGGAGGCACTGGGAAGCGACATCATCATGGCCTTTGACGAATGCATTCCCTACCCGTGCGACAAGCGGTATGCTGATCAATCGACCCAAAAAACCATTAGATGGGCGGAGGCATGTAAAAAAGCCCAGACGAGAAAGGACCAGGCGCTGTTCGGCATAGTGCAGGGGAGTGTCTTTGAAGACCTGCGGGAGATGTGCGCGAAAGAACTTGTTGGAATGGATTTCCCGGGCTACGCTATCGGCGGCGTCTCAGTAGGTGAAGGACTGGAGCTGCTGAAGAAAGTGGTCGCCATGACCGCACCATTTCTGCCGGAGGACAAACCTCGCTACCTGATGGGAGTCGGTCTCCCCGAAGACATCCTGGAGAGCGTGGAGCGAGGAATGGACATGTTCGACTGCGTCATACCCACCCGCTATGCAAGGAGCGCCACCCTCTTCACCAACAGGGGCAAGATCCGCCTCACCAACAAGAACTACCGACGGGATTTCTACCCCATAGATCCCAACTGCAGCTGCTATGCATGCCGTAACTTCACCCGTGCCTATATCCACCACCTGTTTAACGCCAATGAGGTGCTCTCGGCAATACTTGCCAGCATCCACAATGTTCATTTCTACCTGGAAATGATGGCAGGTATTCGCAAAGCCATTGAAGAGGATCGTTTCCCCCAGTTCAAGCAGGAGTTCCTTGCAAGCTACCTGAAAGGAAAGTAA
- the cas6 gene encoding CRISPR system precrRNA processing endoribonuclease RAMP protein Cas6, whose translation MALTFTKIVITLRLQRDIRGRYAFFNLKNVFESVFRQNINCCQTSCYGCRSGEECCYPGIFSQSLSADPLALKRYQKPSLPFVFHIPLVPDLPNKGMTVEMAVVLIGSAAEYYQHFIHCVSSVYSGFAALVKAESEDYMGNRYLIMGELGEMHHDRLFLFSAEELQNNCQHISGMIEVTFVTPVILFRQGHAMREMSFSTFIRALFRRVSSLAYYYGGVEMNYDFKWLAEQSYHVETIESELAWTEWKVATPGARLSGIMGRTAFSGDMDIFYPFLLLGQYFNIGKGASFGRGRYLMHGICR comes from the coding sequence ATGGCTCTGACCTTTACCAAAATTGTTATTACACTTCGGCTGCAAAGAGACATTCGCGGACGATATGCCTTCTTTAATTTGAAGAATGTATTTGAGAGCGTCTTTCGTCAAAATATAAACTGCTGCCAAACAAGTTGCTACGGCTGCCGGAGCGGAGAAGAATGTTGTTATCCTGGTATTTTCTCACAGTCTCTGTCCGCAGACCCATTGGCCTTGAAAAGGTACCAGAAACCTTCTTTGCCCTTTGTCTTCCATATCCCACTCGTGCCTGATCTGCCCAACAAAGGTATGACCGTCGAGATGGCGGTCGTATTGATTGGATCCGCAGCTGAATACTACCAGCACTTCATTCATTGTGTGTCCTCTGTCTACTCGGGTTTTGCTGCTCTGGTAAAAGCGGAATCCGAAGACTACATGGGGAACCGCTATCTGATAATGGGGGAGCTGGGAGAAATGCATCATGACCGCTTATTTCTTTTTTCCGCAGAAGAGTTGCAGAATAACTGCCAACATATTTCAGGTATGATCGAAGTCACCTTCGTTACTCCAGTTATTTTGTTCCGGCAGGGCCATGCCATGCGGGAAATGTCCTTTTCCACTTTCATCCGCGCATTGTTCAGGCGAGTTTCTTCTCTTGCCTATTATTATGGCGGAGTTGAAATGAATTATGATTTCAAATGGCTGGCAGAACAAAGCTACCATGTTGAAACGATAGAATCGGAGTTGGCCTGGACTGAGTGGAAAGTGGCCACGCCGGGGGCGAGGCTGAGCGGCATTATGGGTAGAACTGCTTTTTCCGGAGATATGGATATCTTTTACCCGTTTTTACTGCTTGGCCAGTATTTCAATATTGGGAAAGGGGCATCCTTTGGCCGTGGCAGGTATCTGATGCATGGGATTTGCCGATAA